One Perca flavescens isolate YP-PL-M2 chromosome 14, PFLA_1.0, whole genome shotgun sequence genomic window carries:
- the kdm1b gene encoding lysine-specific histone demethylase 1B has protein sequence MLSDADYPGNASGARRAKKRSSGDSPGDGQTLRSSGRQINVRVKRTNNPPPGQSKRKATDTEEEDDQSEKKYRKCEKAGCSATYPVCFASASERCAKNGYTSRWYHLSCGEHFCNECFDHYYRSHKDGYETFASWKKVWTSNGKSEPSLKAFMADQQLPFWVQCTKPDCRKWRQLTKEIQLTASLAATYRCGMKFNNIKCEGLDQCSQPEDLRVAEVTDSWWHSMLILPPLFKESPASPFLTAYYPDCVGMSPSGSPSNMSELRADHCRAVQPQIPGLCPYFQPFYQPNECGKALCVRPDMMELDELYEFPEFSRDPTMYLALRNLILASWHKNCKELLTSQKCAMHIIVRGLVRVRCVQEMDRVLHFMIRKGLINTGVLAVKQPLLPERHGSRNVIIIGAGASGLAAARQLQNFGTQLVVLEARERIGGRVWDDTSLGVTVGRGAQIVNGCVNNPIALMCEQMGIKMHKLGERCDLFQEGGQVTDPAIDKRMEFHFNAILDVVSEWRKDKTQNQDTPLREKVQEVKKNFLQESGIQFSELEEKVLQFHLSNLEYACGSTLDQVSARSWDHNEFFAQFSGDHTLLTKGYSALLHKLAEGLDIRTKCPIQAIDYSGDVVKVTSSNGSQWKAQKVLVTVPLTLLQRNLIQFNPPLPERKLKAIHSLGAGIIEKIALQFPYRFWDKKIQGADYFGHIPPGTDKRGMFSVFYDLDPQGKRAVLMSVITGEAVPAVRDMEDKEVVDECMKILRELFKEQEVPEPLHFFVTHWSKDVWSQMSYSFVKTGGSGEAYDILAEDVQGKVFFAGEATNRHFPQTVTGAYLSGVREASKMAAM, from the exons ATGCTGTCGGATGCAG ACTATCCTGGGAATGCCTCTGGTGCTCGGCGAGCCAAGAAGAGGAGCTCCGGGGACTCCCCGGGGGACGGACAGACCTTGCGCTCCTCTGGAAGGCAGATTAATGTCCGGGTGAAGCGCACCAACAACCCTCCACCTGGACAG AGCAAAAGAAAAGccacagacacagaggaggaagatgacCAGTCCGAGAAGAAGTACAGAAAGTGTGAGAAGGCCGGATGCTCTGCCACATATCCAGTTTGCTTTGCAAGTGCATCTGAAAG GTGTGCTAAAAATGGATACACATCTCGCTGGTATCATCTGTCATGTGGTGAGCATTTCTGCAACGAGTGTTTTGATCACTACTACAGAAG CCACAAAGATGGCTATGAGACCTTTGCCTCGTGGAAGAAGGTATGGACTAGTAACGGGAAAAGTGAGCCCAGTCTTAAAGCTTTCATGGCAGATCAGCAGCTGCCATTCTGG GTACAATGCACTAAACCAGACTGTAGGAAATGGCGTCAGTTGACCAAGGAGATCCAGCTCACTGCTTCCCTAGCAGCAACGTACCGCTGTGGGATGAAGTTCAACAACATCAAG TGTGAGGGACTGGACCAGTGCTCCCAACCAGAGGACTTG AGAGTGGCCGAGGTGACTGACAGCTGGTGGCATTCCATGTTGATTTTGCCTCCGTTGTTCAAAGAAAGTCCAGCCAGCCCGTTCCTCACTGCCTACTACCCTGACTGTGTGGGAATGAGTCCATCAGGCTCTCCAAGCAACATGTCTGAGCTGAGGGCAGATCACTGCAGAGCCGTCCAGCCACAAA TTCCAGGCCTGTGTCCATACTTCCAGCCATTCTACCAGCCTAATGAGTGTGGTAAGGCTCTGTGCGTTCGGCCGGATATGATGGAGCTGGATGAGCTTTACGAGTTTCCAGAATTTTCCAGGGATCCCACCATGTATTTGGCTTTGCGTAACCTTATTCTGGCATCCTGGCACAAGAATTGCAAG GAGTTGCTGACTTCCCAGAAATGTGCCATGCACATCATTGTCCGGGGGTTGGTGCGTGTGCGCTGCGTGCAGGAGATGGACCGGGTGCTCCACTTCATGATCAGGAAGGGCCTCATCAACACTGGTGTGTTGGCAGTGAAACAGCCTCTGCTCCCTGAAAGACACGGCTCT AGGAACGTTATCATCATCGGTGCCGGGGCTTCAGGGCTGGCTGCTGCACGGCAGCTGCAAAACTTTGGCACTCAG TTGGTGGTGCTTGAGGCCAGGGAGAGAATTGGAGGTCGTGTGTGGGATGATACTTCTCTGGGCGTCACTGTAGGGCGAGGAGCTCAAATTGTCAATGGCTGTGTAAACAACCCCATCGCCCTGATGTGTGAACAG ATGGGCATCAAGATGCACAAGCTGGGAGAGCGGTGTGACCTCTTCCAGGAGGGGGGGCAGGTCACTGACCCAGCCATTGACAAGCGCATGGAGTTCCACTTCAACGCCATCCTGGACGTGGTGTCAGAATGGAGGAAGGACAAGACGCAGAACCAGGACACACCACTAAGAG AAAAAGTCCAGGAGGTGAAGAAGAACTTCCTTCAGGAGTCTGGAATCCAGTTCAGTGAGTTAGAGGAGAAAGTGCTTCAGTTTCATCTCAGCAACCTGGAGTACGCCTGTGGAAGCACGTTAGACCAG GTATCGGCAAGATCTTGGGACCACAATGAGTTTTTTGCCCAGTTCTCAGGAGACCACACTTTACTCACCAAGGGCTACTCTGCTTTACTCCACAAACTGGCCGAGGGCCTCGATATCCGCACAAAGTGCCCG ATTCAGGCCATTGATTACTCTGGTGATGTTGTCAAAGTTACCTCCTCCAACGGGTCCCAGTGGAAAGCACAGAAG GTTCTTGTTACGGTCCCATTGACTTTACTTCAGAGGAACTTGATTCAGTTCAACCCTCCACTTCCTGAAAGGAAATTGAAAGCAATTCACAGTCTAGGAGCTGGTATCATAGAAAAG ATCGCTCTTCAGTTCCCGTACAGATTCTGGGACAAGAAAATCCAAGGTGCAGACTACTTTGGTCACATACCACCAGGCACTGACAAGAGAGGCATGTTCAGTGTCTTCTATGACTTGGATCCACAG GGGAAGCGGGCTGTCCTCATGTCCGTTATCACTGGTGAGGCTGTTCCTGCTGTCCGAGACATGGAGGACAAGGAGGTGGTGGATGAGTGCATGAAGATCCTGCGAGAACTTTTCAAAGAGCAG GAGGTCCCAGAGCCGCTGCATTTCTTTGTCACACATTGGAGCAAAGACGTGTGGTCCCAGATGTCCTACAGCTTTGTAAAGACGGGGGGAAGTGGAGAGGCCTACGACATCCTCGCTGAAGACGTGCAGGGAAAAGTGTTCTTTGCTGGAGAG GCCACCAACAGACATTTCCCTCAGACTGTGACGGGAGCCTACCTGAGTGGGGTCAGAGAGGCCAGCAAGATGGCTGCTATGTAA
- the tekt1 gene encoding tektin-1, whose product MMSGLDRNSQQGVGPRLVSIEVMRNHSELFRAECKRLMLETDKACKRMQNDDNKQLDQRVRDIQFLKKELELKLEEIIVEIDVLVALQSRVGKALEACKEPLRVTVVCLEERMKRLPSERLHDEVDRELLKEREIIEGVASLLQRVVEQITEQIRLDRSAKYQLEQDLKEKFEAQCIDNSCALLTTHSINKLQITNTVMPSLAVTPKQWENISDLIMAKAEQQKINSLSLRALVESLLEQTAADMHKQVQATAAAFKRNIHEIKSAKSQMEDQLAKILSEFASQQRIREDLQVAIAGSEHALSLAQARLALRRQRPGKEQCYDPAQSQLLAEVQQLTTHINNLVGAVAKSEEEQRALDRCQLELQENIEMKASSLYIDEVICAQHKEPIIIHNF is encoded by the exons ATGATGTCTGGCCTGGACCGCAATTCCCAGCAGGGTGTTGGACCCAGACTTGTTAGTATTGAGGTTATGCGGAACCACTCTGAGCTCTTTAGAGCAGAATGCAAGAGGCTAATGCTGGAAACTGACAAAGCATGCAAACGCATGCAAAATGATGACAACAAGCAACTTG ATCAGCGGGTCAGAGACATCCAGTTTCTGAAGAAGGAGTTGGAGCTAAAGTTGGAGGAGATTATTGTGGAGATTGATGTCCTCGTAGCGTTGCAGAGCAGAGTGGGGAAAGCCCTGGAGGCCTGCAAAGAGCCTCTGAGAGTCACTGTGGTCTGTCTGGAGGAGAG AATGAAACGTCTCCCTTCTGAGAGGCTACACGACGAGGTGGACAGAGAGCTGCTGAAGGAAAGGGAGATTATTGAGGGAGTGGCTTCTCTTCTGCAGAGAGTAGTAGAGCAGATCACTGAGCAGATACG ATTGGACCGATCTGCCAAGTACCAGCTGGAGCAGGATCTGAAGGAGAAATTTGAGGCGCAGTGCATCGACAACTCCTGTGCCTTATTGACAACCCATTCCATCAACAAACTGCAGATCACCAATACTGTTATGCCGAG ctTGGCAGTGACTCCAAAGCAGTGGGAGAACATCTCAGATCTCATCATGGCCAAAGCGGAGCAGCAGAAGATAAACTCTCTGTCCCTACGGGCCCTGGTGGAGTCTCTCCTGGAGCAGACGGCTGCTGACATGCACAAGCAGGTCCAGGCCACAGCAGCAGCCTTTAAGCGCAACATTCATGAGATCAAGTCTGCCAAGAGCCAGATGGAGGATCAACTGGCCAAG ATTCTGTCTGAGTTTGCCAGCCAGCAGAGGATCAGAGAGGATCTGCAAGTGGCCATCGCAGGGAGTGAACATGCTTTGAGTTTGGCCCAGGCCCGGCTGGCTTTGCGGCGCCAGAGGCCTGGCAAAGAGCAGTGCTACGATCCAGCACAGTCCCAGCTCTTGGCCGAGGTCCAGCAGCTCACCACTCACATCAACAA TCTGGTTGGGGCAGTGGCCAagtcagaggaggagcagagggcTCTGGATCGCTGCCAGCTGGAGTTGCAGGAAAACATTGAGATGAAGGCCAGCTCTCTCTACATTGACGAGGTCATCTGCGCCCAGCACAAGGAGCCCATTATCATACATAACTTCTGA
- the LOC114567849 gene encoding nucleolin 2 isoform X1 encodes MKSILLLSNKMDCSTADVPNDVVHDSPGNGSSCSDDDVPLSGLLTKPHSKEKQSRENTRSSKTNSEKDKSAMAAKKPEKKDNTSLRSNGTDNKKAGGTDDDDDDDDDDDDDDRSDNEPLRKVAKKPSKATKTTSSVPPKKTVDSKKKESLDDDDGSDNEPLSELGEKLYPKRQRKAPGTPSGKATPVIKSKRNAARKKDMNTDESSDNEPLKKIAKTNSKAAKKTFSVPPQKSVDSEKEESLDDEDGSDDEPLSERAKRLYPKRQRKSPGTPSGKATPVIKSKRNAARKEVKYAESSSDSSDDEPLATIKKKLTKAPKEKKTSDNSKETKLKEKTLKDSASSDSNSDDSYVPVVNVSAKKKKPVKKNTKRTIASPGRASRKRQGHSDESSDDEPLVRLVKKNSTGKQTKKQPKASPKKKKNTTSKKSRKMLESESSGNSSDDEPLIKPAKHPQVTKILRIILERCDGEEAGDTGIGTLTKTTSAETQIAGKSEESEDSAKSAEEEE; translated from the exons ATGAAGAGCATTTTATTACTGAGCAACAAGATGGACTGCAGCACAGCTGACGTGCCCAATGATGTGGTACACGACTCCCCAG GGAACGGCAGCTCCTGTTCTGATGATGACGTACCTCTCTCAGGGCTCCTGACGAAGCCACACAGTAAGGAGAAACAGTCACGTGAAAACACACGCAGCTCCAAGACTAATTCAGAAAAGGACAAAAGTG CTATGGCAGCTAAGAAACCAGAGAAAAAAGACAACACGTCACTCAGATCTAATGGCACAGATAACAAGAAAGCAGGTGgtacagatgatgatgatgatgatgatgatgatgatgatgatgatgataggtCTGACAATGAGCCCCTCAGAAAAGTTGCCAAAAAGCCCTCCAAAGCAACAAAGACAACTTCCTCCGTCCCtccaaaaaaaactgttgattCAAAGAAGAAAG AATCTCTGGATGACGATGATGGCTCGGACAATGAGCCTTTGAGTGAACTTGGTGAGAAACTTTACCCCAAACGTCAGAGAAAGGCACCTGGTACTCCATCTGGAAAAGCAACGCCAGTTATTAAATCCAAAAGGAACGCAGCAAGAAAAAAGG ATATGAATACAGATGAAAGCTCTGACAATGAGCCTCTCAAAAAAATTGCCAAAACTAACTCTAAGGCAGCAAAGAAGActttctcagtccctccacaaAAATCTGTTGATTCAGAGAAGGAAG AATCTCTGGATGATGAGGATGGCTCAGACGATGAGCCTTTGAGTGAACGTGCCAAGAGACTTTACCCCAAACGTCAGAGAAAGTCACCCGGTACTCCATCTGGAAAAGCGACCCCAGTTATTAAATCCAAAAGGAACGCAGCAAGGAAAGAGG TTAAATATGCAGAGTCTTCCAGTGACAGCTCAGATGATGAACCACTGGCAACAATAAAGAAGAAGTTGACAAAGGCTCCTAAAgagaaaaagacttcagacaaCAGCAAGGAAACAAAActtaaagaaaaaacacttaaag ACTCTGCATCCTCAGACAGCAACTCCGATGATAGTTATGTTCCCGTGGTGAACGTCAGTGCCAAGAAGAAGAAACCagtgaagaaaaacacaaagaggaCAATTGCATCGCCAGGCAGAGCGTCAAGAAAGAGACAAG GACATTCtgatgaaagctcagatgatgAACCCTTAGTTAGACTCGTGAAAAAGAATAGCAcaggcaaacaaacaaaaaaacaaccgaAGGCTTCcccgaagaagaagaagaacacaacTTCCAAAAAGTCAAGAAAGATGCTTGAGTCAG agtCCTCAGGCAACAGTTCAGATGATGAACCTTTAATCAAGCCAGCAAAACATCCACAAGTAACAAAAATCCTGAGAATAATACTAGAGAGGTGCGATGGTGAAGAAGCTGGGGACACAGGAATAGGAACCCTGACCAAAACCACTTCAG CAGAAACACAGATTGCTGGAAAGAGCGAGGAGTCAGAAGACTCTGCGAAatcagcagaagaagaagaataa
- the LOC114567849 gene encoding nucleolin 2 isoform X2 — protein sequence MKSILLLSNKMDCSTADVPNDVVHDSPGNGSSCSDDDVPLSGLLTKPHSKEKQSRENTRSSKTNSEKDKSAMAAKKPEKKDNTSLRSNGTDNKKAGGTDDDDDDDDDDDDDDRSDNEPLRKVAKKPSKATKTTSSVPPKKTVDSKKKESLDDDDGSDNEPLSELGEKLYPKRQRKAPGTPSGKATPVIKSKRNAARKKDMNTDESSDNEPLKKIAKTNSKAAKKTFSVPPQKSVDSEKEESLDDEDGSDDEPLSERAKRLYPKRQRKSPGTPSGKATPVIKSKRNAARKEVKYAESSSDSSDDEPLATIKKKLTKAPKEKKTSDNSKETKLKEKTLKDSASSDSNSDDSYVPVVNVSAKKKKPVKKNTKRTIASPGRASRKRQGHSDESSDDEPLVRLVKKNSTGKQTKKQPKASPKKKKNTTSKKSRKMLESESSGNSSDDEPLIKPAKHPQVTKILRIILERCDGEEAGDTGIGTLTKTTSETQIAGKSEESEDSAKSAEEEE from the exons ATGAAGAGCATTTTATTACTGAGCAACAAGATGGACTGCAGCACAGCTGACGTGCCCAATGATGTGGTACACGACTCCCCAG GGAACGGCAGCTCCTGTTCTGATGATGACGTACCTCTCTCAGGGCTCCTGACGAAGCCACACAGTAAGGAGAAACAGTCACGTGAAAACACACGCAGCTCCAAGACTAATTCAGAAAAGGACAAAAGTG CTATGGCAGCTAAGAAACCAGAGAAAAAAGACAACACGTCACTCAGATCTAATGGCACAGATAACAAGAAAGCAGGTGgtacagatgatgatgatgatgatgatgatgatgatgatgatgatgataggtCTGACAATGAGCCCCTCAGAAAAGTTGCCAAAAAGCCCTCCAAAGCAACAAAGACAACTTCCTCCGTCCCtccaaaaaaaactgttgattCAAAGAAGAAAG AATCTCTGGATGACGATGATGGCTCGGACAATGAGCCTTTGAGTGAACTTGGTGAGAAACTTTACCCCAAACGTCAGAGAAAGGCACCTGGTACTCCATCTGGAAAAGCAACGCCAGTTATTAAATCCAAAAGGAACGCAGCAAGAAAAAAGG ATATGAATACAGATGAAAGCTCTGACAATGAGCCTCTCAAAAAAATTGCCAAAACTAACTCTAAGGCAGCAAAGAAGActttctcagtccctccacaaAAATCTGTTGATTCAGAGAAGGAAG AATCTCTGGATGATGAGGATGGCTCAGACGATGAGCCTTTGAGTGAACGTGCCAAGAGACTTTACCCCAAACGTCAGAGAAAGTCACCCGGTACTCCATCTGGAAAAGCGACCCCAGTTATTAAATCCAAAAGGAACGCAGCAAGGAAAGAGG TTAAATATGCAGAGTCTTCCAGTGACAGCTCAGATGATGAACCACTGGCAACAATAAAGAAGAAGTTGACAAAGGCTCCTAAAgagaaaaagacttcagacaaCAGCAAGGAAACAAAActtaaagaaaaaacacttaaag ACTCTGCATCCTCAGACAGCAACTCCGATGATAGTTATGTTCCCGTGGTGAACGTCAGTGCCAAGAAGAAGAAACCagtgaagaaaaacacaaagaggaCAATTGCATCGCCAGGCAGAGCGTCAAGAAAGAGACAAG GACATTCtgatgaaagctcagatgatgAACCCTTAGTTAGACTCGTGAAAAAGAATAGCAcaggcaaacaaacaaaaaaacaaccgaAGGCTTCcccgaagaagaagaagaacacaacTTCCAAAAAGTCAAGAAAGATGCTTGAGTCAG agtCCTCAGGCAACAGTTCAGATGATGAACCTTTAATCAAGCCAGCAAAACATCCACAAGTAACAAAAATCCTGAGAATAATACTAGAGAGGTGCGATGGTGAAGAAGCTGGGGACACAGGAATAGGAACCCTGACCAAAACCACTTCAG AAACACAGATTGCTGGAAAGAGCGAGGAGTCAGAAGACTCTGCGAAatcagcagaagaagaagaataa